The following coding sequences are from one Salvia hispanica cultivar TCC Black 2014 chromosome 3, UniMelb_Shisp_WGS_1.0, whole genome shotgun sequence window:
- the LOC125211271 gene encoding 8-hydroxyquercetin 8-O-methyltransferase-like, with translation MSSPKQELLDSEAHVWNHLFNYINSMSLKCAIQLAIDAHGPAPMPLSRLSIPPSKTPALRRLMRLLSHSKFFQIVKVNNSPSEEVEESYLSMGRDVRDRARGHVLGVGGGRRAVQRGDGERRRVRGGRDGGVSGVVLDLPRVVEGLEGAENVRFVGGDMFESIPKADAVFRKWVLHDWSEDDCVKILKNCKEAISPKGGKVILVELVVEDREEDDEATETQLLFDLKMMAVINGKERTEKEWASLLPSETIKLLLP, from the exons atgagctCCCCTAAGCAAGAGCTCCTAGACTCCGAAGCCCATGTTTGGAACCACCTCTTCAACTACATCAACTCCATGTCTCTAAAATGCGCCATCCAACTGGCCATCGACGCCCACGGCCCGGCCCCGATGCCCCTCTCCCGCCTCTCCATCCCCCCCTCCAAAACCCCCGCCCTCCGCCGCCTCATGCGCCTCCTCTCCCACTCCAAATTCTTCCAAATAGTCAAAGTCAACAACTCCCCCAGTGAGGAGGTAGAGGAATCCTACCTCTCGATGGGACGCGATGTTCGAGACCGAGCACGGGGCCACGTTCTGGGAGTAGGCGGAGGGCGACGGGCTGTTCAACGAGGGGATGGCGAGCGACGCCGGGTTCGAGGGGGTCGGGACGGCGGAGTTTCCGGGGTGGTGCTGGACCTGCCGAGGGTGGTGGAGGGATTGGAAGGGGCTGAGAATGTGAGGTTTGTTGGTGGGGATATGTTTGAGTCCATTCCTAAGGCTGATGCGGTTTTCagga AGTGGGTGTTGCACGATTGGAGTGAGGATGATTGTGtgaaaatacttaaaaattgCAAAGAAGCCATAAGCCCTAAGGGTGGTAAGGTGATTCTTGTTGAATTGGTTGTCGAGGATCGCGAGGAAGACGACGAAGCAACGGAAACTCAACTTCTCTTTGATTTGAAGATGATGGCTGTGATCAACGGCAAAGAGAGGACCGAGAAAGAGTGGGCTTCGCTGCTGCCTTCGGAGACTATAAAATTACTCCTGCCTTAG
- the LOC125209778 gene encoding GDSL esterase/lipase At5g55050-like, whose protein sequence is MVTIPLCMSLLIICATSTPQTDDPTKKLVFFLGDSTADVGTNNYITTPLKANFPPNGIDFPGGQPTGRFSNGFNNADELVKNFGLMMSPPPFLYLLTLGSGFQQQLSKGVNFASGGAGLLDITNINNTVPLSEQINQFATVRSNLSALIGDPATEAKLNQSLFFISIGSNDIFGYFNTSDAKKPPSTFINMMLSAYSQHIKALYGLGARKFGIISIPPVGCCPFSRLIQLNLTGTNGCFPPMNELAQAFHLALDGLLLHISSELPGMKYSLGNTFNMTLDVINRPRNSSLFGSVDTACCGSGALNAEGPCNQKAALCSDRLSYLFWDMYHPTQEASILAALELYLGPTYVSPISFSQLAKE, encoded by the exons ATGGTAACCATACCTTTGTGTATGTCCCTCCTGATCATCTGTGCCACTTCCACGCCTCAGACGGACGACCCCACCAAGAAACTCGTGTTCTTTCTTGGAGACTCAACGGCCGATGTTGGAACTAATAACTACATCACAACCCCTTTAAAAGCCAACTTCCCCCCAAATGGCATAGACTTCCCCGGGGGCCAACCGACTGGGAGGTTCAGCAATGGCTTCAACAACGCGGACGAACTTG TAAAGAATTTCGGGTTGATGATGAGCCCACCTCCTTTCCTGTATCTGCTCACCCTTGGATCGGGATTCCAACAGCAACTCAGCAAAGGTGTAAACTTCGCCTCTGGGGGTGCCGGACTCCTAGACATCACCAATATCAACAAT ACAGTGCCATTATCGGAACAGATCAACCAGTTCGCTACCGTCCGCAGTAATCTCAGCGCCTTGATAGGCGACCCCGCAACCGAAGCGAAGCTCAACCAGTCCCTCTTCTTCATCAGCATCGGCAGCAATGACATATTTGGTTATTTCAACACAAGTGATGCAAAAAAACCTCCCAGCACCTTCATCAACATGATGCTATCAGCATATTCTCAGCATATCAaa GCGTTATACGGGCTTGGGGCGAGAAAATTCGGGATCATAAGCATTCCACCGGTAGGCTGCTGTCCGTTTTCGAGGCTAATCCAGCTGAACCTTACCGGGACGAACGGGTGCTTCCCCCCGATGAACGAGCTTGCTCAGGCGTTCCACCTCGCCCTCGATGGCCTTCTTCTCCACATCAGCTCGGAGCTTCCGGGGATGAAATACTCTCTTGGGAACACATTCAATATGACACTTGATGTCATTAACAGACCAAGAAATTCCT CCCTATTCGGATCGGTGGATACGGCATGTTGTGGGAGTGGAGCCCTGAACGCGGAAGGCCCGTGCAACCAAAAAGCGGCGCTTTGTTCGGACCGCCTCTCGTATCTATTCTGGGACATGTACCACCCGACTCAGGAAGCTTCGATACTTGCGGCTCTAGAACTCTACTTGGGCCCAACTTATGTGTCGCCGATTAGCTTTAGTCAGCTGGCAAAGGAGTGA
- the LOC125209098 gene encoding acetylserotonin O-methyltransferase-like, with amino-acid sequence MFQHVLKADAAFIMWVLHDWSDFECMKILTKCREAVPKETSKVIIAEAVIVEGEEDKYTDARLALDMMIMVHTDKGRERTVEEWDLVIKGAGFSSYTVKHIGSIISIIEAYP; translated from the exons ATGTTTCAACATGTCCTTAAGGCTGATGCTGCTTTCATCATG TGGGTGCTGCATGACTGGAGCGATTTCGAGTGCATGAAGATACTAACGAAATGTCGAGAAGCAGTTCCGAAGGAGACGAGCAAGGTTATAATCGCGGAGGCGGTGATCGTGGAAGGTGAAGAAGACAAGTATACCGACGCAAGGCTGGCGCTGGACATGATGATAATGGTTCACACAGACAAAGGGAGAGAGAGGACTGTTGAAGAATGGGATTTAGTGATCAAAGGGGCTGGTTTCAGTAGCTACACTGTCAAACATATTGGCTCAATTATTTCTATCATTGAGGCCTATCCCTGA
- the LOC125212672 gene encoding acetylserotonin O-methyltransferase-like translates to MEVKSIKQEKAEVEIWQYVFGFTPMAVLKCAIQLEIADAVESHGGAVSQPDLASAVACSPSALGRIMRYLTHRGFFELNQSTNQYSNTPLSRQILKNGAKSFAPFLLMEASQAMLAPWHKLSERAALEGGSAFEAAHGEDIWEFGSQNPAQSKIFNDGMASHARRAVSEIMERYGEVFGGIGSLVDVGGGDGTAMRCIVEACPWIRGINFDLPHVVSAAPRGQDVEHVAGDMFKHVPRADAAFIMWVLHDWSDEECVKILEKCREAVPKETGKVIIAELVIVEGEEDKYTDARLALDMAIMVHTHKGKERTNEEWDLVIKGAGFSSYTVKDIGSIFSIIEAYP, encoded by the exons ATGGAAGTTAAATCAATCAAGCAAGAGAAGGCTGAGGTAGAGATCTGGCAATATGTGTTCGGCTTCACTCCAATGGCCGTACTCAAGTGCGCAATCCAGCTCGAAATCGCCGACGCCGTCGAGAGCCACGGCGGCGCCGTGTCTCAGCCCGACCTCGCTTCCGCCGTCGCCTGCTCGCCCTCCGCCCTCGGCCGCATCATGCGCTACTTGACCCACCGCGGCTTCTTCGAGCTCAACCAATCCACAAATCAATACTCCAACACTCCTCTTTCCcgccaaattttaaaaaacggagcGAAAAGCTTCGCTCCGTTTCTGCTGATGGAGGCCAGCCAGGCAATGCTGGCCCCGTGGCATAAGTTGAGCGAGCGGGCCGCTCTAGAGGGAGGCTCGGCCTTCGAGGCCGCGCACGGGGAGGATATCTGGGAGTTCGGGTCCCAGAATCCGGCCCAGAGCAAGATCTTCAACGATGGGATGGCGAGCCACGCTAGGCGGGCCGTCTCCGAGATCATGGAGCGCTACGGCGAGGTGTTTGGAGGGATCGGTTCGTTGGTGGATGTCGGCGGAGGCGATGGCACGGCCATGCGTTGTATCGTGGAGGCGTGCCCGTGGATCCGAGGGATCAACTTTGATCTGCCACACGTTGTCTCCGCGGCCCCGCGGGGACAAGATGTGGAGCATGTCGCTGGGGACATGTTCAAACATGTCCCTAGGGCTGATGCTGCTTTTATCATG TGGGTGTTGCATGATTGGAGCGACGAGGAGTGCGTGAAGATACTGGAGAAATGCCGTGAAGCAGTTCCGAAGGAGACGGGGAAGGTGATAATCGCGGAGTTGGTGATCgtggaaggagaagaagacaAGTATACCGACGCAAGGCTGGCACTGGACATGGCGATAATGGTTCATACACACAAAGGGAAGGAGAGGACTAATGAAGAATGGGATTTAGTGATCAAAGGGGCTGGTTTCAGTAGCTACACTGTCAAAGATATTGGCTCCATTTTTTCTATCATTGAGGCCTATCCCTGA
- the LOC125211534 gene encoding acetylserotonin O-methyltransferase-like — translation MDAKSIKEEKAELEIWQYIFGFTPVAVVKCAIELEIADTIESHGGAVSLPDLASAVCCSPSALGRIMRYLTHRGFFELHESTHKYSNTPLSLRLLLKNGANSVAPFLLMEASPEMLAPWHRLRASAAPGGGSAFRAVYGEDFWDYASQNPAVSKLFDDGIASHATRAICEIIERCGDVFEGIGCLLDVGGGDGTTLRYITEACPWVRGINFDLPHVVCVAPQIRGVEHVAGDMFKHIPEADAVFIKWVLHDRSDDECMHVLKKCREAVPKETGKVIIVETVIVEGEEDEYSDTKLALDMVMMAHTEKGKERTFEEWDCVIKGAGFSSYTVKHIGSIFSIIVACP, via the exons atggATGCTAAATCAATCAAAGAAGAGAAGGCCGAGCTAGAAATCTGGCAATACATATTCGGCTTCACGCCAGTGGCCGTAGTGAAGTGCGCAATCGAGCTCGAAATCGCCGACACCATCGAGAGCCACGGCGGCGCCGTGTCCCTCCCCGACCTCGCCTCCGCCGTCTGCTGCTCGCCCTCCGCCCTCGGCCGCATCATGCGGTACCTGACCCACCGTGGCTTCTTCGAGCTCCACGAATCCACGCACAAATACTCCAACACTCCCCTCTCCCTCCGCCTCCTCCTCAAAAACGGAGCGAACAGCGTCGCTCCGTTTCTGCTGATGGAGGCCAGCCCCGAGATGCTGGCCCCGTGGCACAGGCTGCGGGCCAGCGCCGCGCCCGGCGGGGGCTCGGCCTTCAGGGCCGTGTACGGGGAGGATTTCTGGGATTATGCGTCCCAGAATCCGGCCGTGAGCAAGCTGTTTGACGATGGGATAGCGAGCCACGCCACGCGGGCCATTTGCGAGATCATAGAGCGGTGCGGTGACGTGTTTGAAGGGATCGGGTGCTTGTTGGACGTCGGTGGAGGCGATGGCACGACGCTCCGTTACATCACGGAGGCGTGCCCGTGGGTCCGGGGAATCAACTTCGATCTCCCCCACGTTGTCTGCGTGGCTCCGCAGATACGAGGTGTGGAGCATGTCGCTGGGGACATGTTCAAACATATACCCGAGGCTGATGCTGTTTTCATTAAG TGGGTGCTGCATGACCGGAGCGATGACGAGTGCATGCATGTATTGAAGAAATGCCGGGAAGCGGTTCCGAAGGAGACGGGGAAGGTGATAATCGTGGAGACGGTGATCGTCGAGGGAGAAGAAGACGAGTACAGCGACACTAAGCTGGCGCTGGACATGGTGATGATGGCCCACACTGAGAAGGGGAAGGAGAGGACTTTTGAAGAGTGGGATTGTGTGATCAAAGGGGCTGGTTTCAGTAGCTACACTGTCAAACATATTGGCTCCATTTTCTCTATTATTGTGGCTTGTCCTTGA